Part of the ANME-2 cluster archaeon genome is shown below.
GAGGCGCAGAGAGGCGCAGAGATGTGTTGTTTGTCTCTGCGCTCTCTGCGGTTTTTTGAATCGTCCTAGAAAACTTACATGAAATTCTTCGAATAACATGCACAAAAAGATGAAAGAACCCAAGGGTACTTTCATGCTAAATAATAAAAAGTCTCTGGGTTTATATGCTCAATGACGTTACAATGAACCTGCCAAAGTAAATTCCGGAAATACTCAACACTATATTCATCAGGATATTCCCATACCCCATCATTACATTGGATTCATTGAATAAACTTACCGTTTCGTATGAAAATGTTGACATGGTGGTGAATGAGCCCAGAAGTCCTATAGCTATAAAATTCCTTGTCGAATCAGAAAAATATCCCTGGTATAAATTTGAGAATATCAAAAATCCCAGGACCAGGCACCCGATAAAGTTGACCAGAAGAGTC
Proteins encoded:
- the crcB gene encoding fluoride efflux transporter CrcB; translated protein: MGYKTLLIIGIGGFLGATSRYYLTGLVKHENFPYGTLLVNFIGCLVLGFLIFSNLYQGYFSDSTRNFIAIGLLGSFTTMSTFSYETVSLFNESNVMMGYGNILMNIVLSISGIYFGRFIVTSLSI